From Salipiger profundus, a single genomic window includes:
- a CDS encoding substrate-binding domain-containing protein, which yields MAAALAVLLVSHAGPGAAQTSDLVSRTAFRVCADPANDPMSVEDGSGYENRLAELFAAKLDLPVSYTWYPMATGFIRNTLKAGKCDVVMGYAQGHELVQNTNHYMTSAFVLVVPSDGPLAEVESLADPKLQGRAIGIIAGSPPANHMAKNGLIGRAKPYHLVVDRRHESPSVDMLDDLEAGTIDAAVMWGPIAGPLVKRRGTDMKVVPLLKEEGFPKLFYRITMGVRQGEKVWERKLNSLIRRNQDEINAILTEAGVPLVTDMGDGMLEVTQ from the coding sequence ATGGCGGCGGCGCTGGCGGTCCTGCTCGTCTCCCACGCAGGACCGGGCGCGGCGCAGACCTCTGACCTTGTTTCCCGGACAGCGTTCAGGGTTTGCGCCGATCCGGCCAACGATCCGATGTCCGTGGAGGACGGCTCGGGCTACGAGAACAGGCTCGCCGAGCTCTTCGCCGCGAAGCTCGACCTGCCGGTGAGCTACACCTGGTATCCCATGGCGACGGGCTTCATCCGCAACACGCTGAAGGCAGGCAAATGCGACGTGGTGATGGGCTACGCGCAGGGCCACGAGCTGGTGCAGAACACTAACCACTACATGACCTCGGCCTTCGTTCTGGTGGTGCCCTCGGACGGCCCGCTGGCTGAGGTGGAAAGCCTTGCCGATCCGAAGCTGCAGGGCCGCGCCATCGGCATCATCGCGGGTTCGCCGCCGGCGAACCACATGGCCAAGAACGGCCTGATCGGGCGCGCCAAGCCCTATCACCTCGTGGTCGATCGTCGCCATGAAAGCCCGTCGGTCGACATGCTCGACGATCTCGAGGCCGGCACCATAGACGCCGCCGTGATGTGGGGGCCGATCGCCGGCCCGCTGGTCAAGCGGCGCGGCACCGACATGAAGGTCGTGCCGCTGCTGAAGGAGGAAGGCTTTCCCAAGCTCTTCTACCGCATCACCATGGGCGTGCGGCAGGGCGAGAAGGTCTGGGAGCGCAAGCTCAACTCGCTGATCCGCCGCAACCAGGACGAGATCAACGCGATCCTCACCGAGGCCGGTGTGCCGCTGGTCACCGACATGGGGGATGGCATGCTCGAGGTCACCCAGTGA
- the fghA gene encoding S-formylglutathione hydrolase translates to METVAENRSFGGTQGVYTHASETCGCDMTFAVYMPPQAKERPVPVLWYLSGLTCTHENAMTKGGFQEHAAKHGLAVVFPDTSPRGEGVANDEAYDLGQGAGFYVNAKRDPWKPHFQMYDYITKELRGIVEGMDGIGTKHGITGHSMGGHGALTIAMRNPEMYDSLSAFAPIAHPTQSDWGRKQLSAYLGDDEGCWASHDSTLLLQEHGWKDDILIDQGASDQFLDLLKPEALAEAIAKRRQPATFRMQEGYDHSYFFVNTFAGDHVAWHAARLL, encoded by the coding sequence CCCACGCCTCCGAGACCTGCGGCTGCGACATGACCTTTGCGGTCTACATGCCGCCGCAGGCCAAGGAGCGGCCCGTTCCGGTTCTGTGGTATCTCTCGGGCCTGACCTGCACGCACGAGAACGCCATGACCAAGGGCGGCTTCCAGGAACACGCGGCGAAACACGGCCTTGCGGTCGTGTTTCCCGACACCTCGCCGCGTGGCGAGGGCGTGGCCAACGACGAAGCCTACGATCTCGGGCAGGGCGCGGGGTTCTACGTGAACGCCAAGCGCGATCCGTGGAAGCCGCACTTCCAGATGTACGATTACATCACGAAGGAGCTGCGCGGCATCGTCGAGGGCATGGACGGCATCGGCACGAAGCACGGCATCACCGGGCATTCCATGGGCGGCCACGGCGCGCTGACCATCGCGATGCGCAACCCCGAGATGTACGACAGCCTGTCGGCCTTTGCGCCGATCGCGCATCCCACGCAGTCGGACTGGGGGCGCAAGCAGCTCTCGGCATATCTCGGGGATGACGAGGGCTGCTGGGCCTCGCACGACTCGACGCTGCTGCTGCAGGAGCACGGCTGGAAGGATGATATTCTCATCGACCAGGGGGCAAGCGACCAGTTCCTCGACCTGCTGAAGCCCGAGGCGCTTGCAGAGGCGATTGCGAAACGCCGTCAACCCGCTACGTTCCGTATGCAGGAGGGGTACGACCACTCGTATTTCTTCGTGAACACGTTTGCGGGCGACCACGTCGCCTGGCACGCGGCCCGGCTTCTGTGA
- a CDS encoding PQQ-dependent catabolism-associated CXXCW motif protein gives MIRALAVAVALLPALALAEVAVPDGYRMDHYRAPVPSELPGGTVVGPEEAHALWEAGETVFIDVLPRPPKPAKLPEGTIWHEQPRDSIPGAMWLPNTGYGALADVAEAYFRDGLAEATGGDMGQPVLFFCLQDCWMSWNAAKRALGLGYETVYWLPEGTDGWTFYDFPTEEITPREPQPR, from the coding sequence GTGATCCGGGCGCTGGCGGTCGCGGTGGCGCTTCTGCCCGCGCTCGCGCTGGCCGAGGTGGCGGTGCCTGACGGCTACCGGATGGACCATTACCGGGCGCCGGTGCCCTCGGAGCTGCCGGGGGGCACGGTCGTCGGCCCGGAAGAGGCGCACGCGCTTTGGGAGGCCGGCGAGACCGTGTTCATCGACGTGCTGCCGCGCCCTCCGAAGCCCGCGAAGCTGCCCGAGGGCACGATCTGGCACGAGCAGCCGCGCGACAGCATTCCCGGCGCCATGTGGCTGCCCAACACCGGCTACGGCGCGCTTGCCGATGTCGCCGAGGCCTACTTCCGTGACGGTCTGGCCGAGGCCACCGGCGGCGACATGGGCCAGCCGGTGCTGTTCTTCTGCCTGCAGGATTGCTGGATGAGCTGGAACGCCGCCAAACGTGCGCTCGGACTGGGCTACGAGACAGTTTACTGGCTGCCCGAGGGCACCGACGGCTGGACGTTCTACGACTTCCCCACCGAAGAGATCACGCCGCGCGAGCCGCAGCCGCGCTGA
- a CDS encoding methanol/ethanol family PQQ-dependent dehydrogenase: MKKLTFLMTSGVALCAASMALANDDLMSQMDNPSQWAIQTGDYANQRYSELDSINKENVGDLQVAWTFSTGVLRGHEGSPLVVGDTMFVHTPFPNIVYALDLNEQGKIKWKYEPKQDPNVIPVMCCDTVNRGVAYADGKVFLHQADTKVVALDAETGEVMWEAVNGDPSKGETNTATVMPVKDKVIVGISGGEFGVRGHVTAYNMETGEQEWRAYSMGPDEDILMDPENTTHLGEPVGENSGTNTWEGDQWMIGGGTTWGWYSYDPEADLIYYGTGNPSTWNPSQRPGDNRWSMTLMARDPDDGMAKWVYQMTPHDEWDYDGVNEVILTDQEIDGEERKLLTHFDRNGIAYTMDRISGELISAEKYDPAVNWTSGVDMDPESDTYGRPQVVAEYSTEQNGEDVNSTGICPAALGTKDQQPASYSPKTELFYVPTNHVCMDYEPFRVSYTAGQPYVGATLAMYPAPDSHGGMGNFIAWDNINGEIKWSIPEQFSVWSGALATAGDVVFYGTLEGYLKAVDSETGDELYRFKTPSGIIGNVMTYEHDGKQYVGILSGVGGWAGIGLAAGLTNPNDGLGAVGGYSALSDYTALGGQLTVFALPD; encoded by the coding sequence ATGAAGAAGCTGACGTTTCTGATGACGTCGGGGGTGGCGCTTTGTGCCGCATCCATGGCGTTGGCGAATGACGACCTGATGTCGCAGATGGACAATCCCTCGCAATGGGCGATCCAGACCGGCGATTACGCGAACCAGCGTTATTCGGAACTCGATTCCATCAACAAGGAAAACGTGGGCGACCTGCAGGTCGCGTGGACGTTCTCGACCGGCGTGCTGCGCGGTCACGAGGGTTCGCCGCTCGTGGTGGGCGACACGATGTTCGTGCACACGCCGTTCCCGAACATCGTCTACGCGCTCGACCTGAACGAGCAGGGCAAGATCAAGTGGAAGTACGAGCCGAAGCAGGATCCCAACGTGATCCCGGTGATGTGCTGCGACACGGTGAACCGTGGCGTCGCCTATGCCGACGGCAAGGTCTTCCTGCACCAGGCCGACACCAAGGTCGTCGCGCTCGACGCGGAGACCGGCGAGGTGATGTGGGAAGCGGTGAACGGCGACCCCTCCAAGGGCGAGACCAACACCGCGACCGTGATGCCGGTCAAGGACAAGGTGATCGTCGGTATCTCGGGCGGCGAATTCGGCGTCCGTGGCCATGTCACGGCCTACAACATGGAAACCGGCGAGCAGGAGTGGCGCGCCTATTCCATGGGTCCCGACGAAGACATCCTGATGGACCCCGAGAACACCACGCATCTCGGCGAGCCGGTGGGCGAGAACTCGGGCACCAACACCTGGGAAGGCGACCAGTGGATGATCGGCGGCGGCACCACCTGGGGCTGGTATTCCTATGATCCCGAGGCCGACCTGATCTACTACGGCACCGGCAACCCCTCGACCTGGAACCCGTCGCAGCGCCCCGGTGACAACCGCTGGTCGATGACCCTGATGGCCCGCGATCCCGACGATGGCATGGCGAAATGGGTCTACCAGATGACGCCCCACGACGAATGGGACTACGACGGCGTCAACGAGGTGATCCTTACCGACCAGGAGATCGACGGCGAGGAGCGCAAGCTGCTGACCCACTTCGACCGGAACGGCATCGCCTACACCATGGACCGGATCTCGGGCGAACTCATCTCGGCCGAGAAATACGACCCGGCGGTGAACTGGACCAGCGGCGTCGACATGGACCCGGAATCGGACACCTACGGGCGTCCGCAGGTCGTTGCCGAGTATTCGACCGAGCAGAACGGCGAAGACGTGAACTCGACCGGCATCTGCCCGGCGGCGCTTGGCACCAAGGACCAGCAGCCCGCGTCCTACTCGCCCAAGACCGAGCTCTTCTACGTGCCGACCAACCACGTCTGCATGGACTACGAGCCGTTCCGGGTGAGCTACACCGCCGGTCAGCCCTACGTGGGTGCGACGCTGGCGATGTATCCGGCGCCCGACAGCCATGGCGGCATGGGCAACTTCATCGCCTGGGACAACATCAACGGCGAGATCAAGTGGTCGATCCCCGAGCAGTTCTCGGTCTGGTCCGGCGCGCTTGCCACCGCGGGTGACGTGGTCTTCTACGGCACGCTCGAGGGCTACCTCAAGGCCGTGGACTCGGAGACGGGCGACGAGCTCTACCGCTTCAAGACCCCCTCGGGCATCATCGGCAACGTGATGACCTACGAGCATGACGGCAAGCAGTATGTCGGCATCCTCTCGGGCGTCGGCGGCTGGGCCGGCATCGGTCTCGCGGCCGGTCTCACCAACCCGAACGACGGTCTCGGGGCGGTCGGCGGCTACTCCGCCCTGTCCGACTACACCGCGCTTGGTGGCCAGCTGACGGTCTTCGCCCTTCCCGACTGA
- a CDS encoding c-type cytochrome, methanol metabolism-related, which translates to MIRHLTPLAAAAGILSASSAFAADNVSMDDPNIAVGYEEGGRYYTEDGIPTFNVKEDGTVDWPTFSGFRRYHAECHVCHGPDGEGSTYAPALKNSALDMDYYDFVDVVVNGRQKVGASENSVMPAFGTNPNVMCYLDDIYTYLKAHGSGAIARGRPAKKEPKSDTFAEMEDACMGS; encoded by the coding sequence ATGATCCGACACCTTACCCCCCTTGCGGCCGCCGCCGGCATCCTTTCGGCCTCCAGCGCCTTCGCGGCGGACAATGTCTCGATGGATGACCCGAACATCGCGGTCGGCTACGAGGAAGGCGGGCGGTACTACACCGAGGACGGCATTCCGACCTTCAACGTGAAGGAAGACGGCACCGTCGACTGGCCGACCTTCTCGGGGTTCCGCCGCTACCACGCCGAGTGCCACGTCTGCCACGGCCCGGACGGCGAGGGATCCACCTATGCCCCGGCGCTGAAGAACTCCGCGCTCGACATGGATTACTACGATTTCGTCGACGTGGTGGTGAACGGCCGCCAGAAGGTCGGCGCCTCCGAGAATTCCGTGATGCCCGCGTTCGGCACCAATCCCAACGTGATGTGCTACCTCGACGACATCTACACCTACCTCAAGGCGCACGGGTCCGGCGCGATCGCGCGCGGCCGCCCGGCCAAGAAGGAGCCCAAGAGTGACACCTTCGCAGAGATGGAAGATGCCTGCATGGGCTCGTGA
- a CDS encoding c-type cytochrome gives MIQKLLATACMMTLTAGAALADNHGDMSGDPEKGERVFRKCAACHAVGEDAKNKVGPELNNLFTRGIAGEPDFDYSDALNSIAEEKGDWTPEELAAFLEKPRDYAKGTKMSFAGLRKEDERADVIAYLATFNE, from the coding sequence ATGATCCAGAAACTGCTAGCGACGGCGTGCATGATGACCCTGACGGCGGGCGCGGCCCTTGCCGACAATCACGGCGACATGAGCGGCGACCCCGAAAAGGGCGAGCGCGTGTTCCGCAAGTGCGCAGCCTGCCATGCAGTGGGCGAAGACGCGAAGAACAAGGTCGGCCCCGAGCTGAACAACCTGTTCACCCGCGGCATCGCCGGGGAGCCCGACTTCGACTATTCCGACGCGCTCAACAGCATCGCCGAGGAAAAGGGCGACTGGACTCCGGAAGAACTCGCGGCGTTCCTCGAGAAGCCGCGCGACTATGCCAAGGGCACCAAGATGTCCTTTGCCGGTCTGCGCAAGGAAGACGAGCGCGCTGACGTGATCGCCTACCTGGCGACCTTCAACGAGTGA